A window of the Brassica napus cultivar Da-Ae chromosome C5, Da-Ae, whole genome shotgun sequence genome harbors these coding sequences:
- the LOC106409960 gene encoding uncharacterized protein LOC106409960, with protein MKFAKIQKRMITIILLCLLVTSSSETAPQTQLAAPLEPTGEVTNSPTKPLGFPAENQNQPILGQPSSASSVNQPLTGFNQPSSTGLNQPILGQPSSSSLNQPLTGFNQPSSTGFNQPISSSSSNSALNQPFGNRINQNSLSGSNVPFLNGNSKLEVPITKFVFIWIALLLALHGTDRN; from the coding sequence atgaaaTTCGCCAAAATCCAAAAGAGGATGATCACAATCATTCTTCTCTGCCTTTTGGTTACATCATCTTCAGAGACTGCTCCACAAACCCAATTGGCCGCACCACTAGAACCAACAGGAGAAGTCACCAATTCACCAACAAAGCCACTAGGTTTTCCAGCTGAGAACCAGAACCAACCAATTCTTGGTCAACCATCTTCTGCTTCTTCTGTAAACCAGCCTTTAACCGGATTTAATCAGCCATCATCAACTGGACTCAACCAACCGATTCTTGGtcaaccatcttcttcttctttaaaccAGCCTTTAACCGGGTTTAATCAGCCATCATCAACTGGATTTAACCAACcaatttcttcttcatcttctaatTCTGCTCTCAACCAGCCATTTGGGAATCGAATCAACCAAAACAGTCTCTCCGGAAGCAACGTTCCATTTCTTAATGGAAACTCGAAGCTGGAAGTTCCCATTACAAAGTTTGTCTTCATCTGGATTGCTCTTCTCCTTGCTTTGCACGGTACAGACAGGAACTGA
- the LOC106411159 gene encoding protein PSK SIMULATOR 2-like isoform X2 — MGTVCSSGFKDDDHDHDDKKLSHDHDKKLRSTVDDDKSRGFSGKLKSMTRRKTSDPYYSDHYGRKSSKPNENHVNFSGELGPVPPLRSDSTKFMQRNSFLGRAGVMGLEKAVGVIDTLGSSMSGMNPVNGFHSGVLSSSRGRKVTILAFEVANTIAKGAALLQSLSEESLKLMKKDMLRSKGVKKLVSTDTIELQILAASDKREELDLFSGEVIRFGNMCKDLQWHNLDRYFNKLDTENSEHIVLKDEAETAMHELVTLARFTSELYHEWQALDRFEQDYRRKLAEVESLNLSRRGESIVILQNELKQQRKLVRSLKKKSLWSRNLGEIIEKLVDVVCYIRQSIVEVFGNNGLKANEGKQGRERLGEAGLSLHYANLIQQIDSIASRPSSLPSNVRDTLYNALPVYVKTALRPRLQSLDPEEELSVSEIKAEMEKSLKWLVPFATNTTKAHQGFGWVGEWANSKIEFGKSKSENNGNPTRLQTLHHADKLKVDSYVLELVVWLHRLIKSSKKRVHGVKLPETNHGSQPNNITISNTQLSLSPDFTYKKQLSLEDRMLLDSVQSTRFGPNLSKSQEFVCLKKKNKNKKGIKIWALSRSTGNSPKVNISGKNSSSDLDVLDGLNFAFRQAV; from the exons ATGGGAACTGTTTGTTCATCTGGTTTCAAAGATGATGATCATGACCATGATGATAAGAAGCTGAGTCATGATCATGATAAGAAGCTGAGATCCACCGTTGATGATGATAAGTCAAGAGGTTTCTCTGGGAAGCTCAAGTCCATGACAAGAAGAAAGACCTCTGATCCGTATTATTCTGACCATTACGGTAGGAAAAGCTCCAAGCCTAATGAGAATCACGTCAACTTTTCCGGTGAACTCGGGCCCGTGCCTCCGTTAAGATCAGACTCTACCAAG TTTATGCAGAGGAACTCGTTTCTGGGAAGGGCAGGGGTTATGGGGCTAGAGAAGGCGGTTGGAGTAATAGACACGTTAGGGAGCAGCATGTCTGGTATGAACCCGGTCAACGGGTTTCACTCGGGTGTTCTATCGTCGTCTCGTGGTCGCAAAGTCACTATATTGGCATTCGAAGTGGCCAACACGATAGCTAAAGGTGCTGCCTTGCTGCAATCCCTCTCTGAAGAGAGTCTCAAGCTTATGAAAAAGGATATGTTGCGTTCCAAGGGTGTTAAGAAGTTGGTTTCTACTGACACCATAGAGTTGCAAATTCTTGCTGCTTCTGACAAAAG GGAGGAACTTGATCTTTTCTCTGGAGAGGTTATAAGGTTTGGCAATATGTGCAAAGACCTACAGTGGCACAATCTTGATAGATATTTTAACAA GCTTGACACAGAGAACTCGGAGCATATAGTGCTCAAAGATGAGGCAGAGACAGCGATGCACGAGCTCGTCACTCTTGCCCGATTCACTTCT GAATTATATCACGAGTGGCAAGCTTTGGATAGGTTTGAACAAGATTACAGGAGAAAGCTCGCAGAAGTGGAGTCTTTAAACCTTTCTAGGAGAG GAGAGAGTATCGTCATCTTACAAAATGAACTGAAACAACAGAGGAAACTCGTGcggagcttgaagaagaagtCGCTCTGGTCCCGGAATCTGGGAGAG ATAATCGAGAAGCTTGTGGATGTGGTTTGCTATATTCGTCAATCGATTGTGGAAGTTTTTGGCAACAACG GTCTAAAAGCCAATGAAGGGAAGCAGGGAAGAGAACGGTTAGGTGAAGCCGGTCTTTCGTTGCACTATGCTAATCTTATCCAGCAAATTGATAGTATT GCGTCCCGACCTTCATCACTTCCTTCTAATGTAAGGGACACACTGTACAATGCATTACCTGTTTATGTCAAGACAGCTCTTCGTCCTCGGCTACAGAGTCTTGATCCTGAGGAAGAG CTTTCAGTATCTGAGATCAAAGCTGAAATGGAGAAGTCGCTTAAATGGCTTGTCCCATTCGCCACAAACACCACCAA GGCGCATCAAGGCTTTGGATGGGTAGGCGAGTGGGCAAATTCAAA AATAGAGTTTGGGAAGAGTAAAAGCGAGAACAACGGGAACCCAACACGGCTTCAGACACTTCACCACGCGGATAAACTAAAAGTTGATTCATACGTACTTGAACTCGTCGTATGGCTTCATAGACTAATAAAGTCATCAAAGAAACGAGTTCACGGCGTTAAGCTTCCAGAAACCAACCATGGCTCTCAGCCCAACAACATAACCATCTCTAATACGCAACTATCTCTCTCCCCTGACTTCACCTATAAAAAACAACTCTCTCTAGAAGACAGGATGCTGTTGGACAGTGTACAAAGCACAAGATTTGGACCTAATCTAAGTAAGAGTCAAGAGTTCGTCTgcctgaagaagaagaacaagaacaagaaaggAATCAAGATCTGGGCGCTGAGCAGAAGTACAGGTAACTCTCCAAAAGTCAATATTTCAGGTAAAAACTCTTCTAGTGATTTGGATGTCCTTGATGGTTTGAATTTCGCTTTCCGACAAGCGGTTTGA
- the LOC106411159 gene encoding protein PSK SIMULATOR 2-like isoform X1 yields the protein MKAKENHRSRYQNFNHTAYSPSFRNPYPSDRGVSETLVFCPRDLITCCRRQMGTVCSSGFKDDDHDHDDKKLSHDHDKKLRSTVDDDKSRGFSGKLKSMTRRKTSDPYYSDHYGRKSSKPNENHVNFSGELGPVPPLRSDSTKFMQRNSFLGRAGVMGLEKAVGVIDTLGSSMSGMNPVNGFHSGVLSSSRGRKVTILAFEVANTIAKGAALLQSLSEESLKLMKKDMLRSKGVKKLVSTDTIELQILAASDKREELDLFSGEVIRFGNMCKDLQWHNLDRYFNKLDTENSEHIVLKDEAETAMHELVTLARFTSELYHEWQALDRFEQDYRRKLAEVESLNLSRRGESIVILQNELKQQRKLVRSLKKKSLWSRNLGEIIEKLVDVVCYIRQSIVEVFGNNGLKANEGKQGRERLGEAGLSLHYANLIQQIDSIASRPSSLPSNVRDTLYNALPVYVKTALRPRLQSLDPEEELSVSEIKAEMEKSLKWLVPFATNTTKAHQGFGWVGEWANSKIEFGKSKSENNGNPTRLQTLHHADKLKVDSYVLELVVWLHRLIKSSKKRVHGVKLPETNHGSQPNNITISNTQLSLSPDFTYKKQLSLEDRMLLDSVQSTRFGPNLSKSQEFVCLKKKNKNKKGIKIWALSRSTGNSPKVNISGKNSSSDLDVLDGLNFAFRQAV from the exons ATGAAAGCGAAAGAGAACCATCGCTCTCGATATCAAAACTTCAATCATACCGCATACTCCCCGAGTTTTCGGAATCCGTATCCTTCCGATCGCGGCGTATCGGAGA cTCTTGTTTTCTGCCCGAGAGATTTGATTACTTGTTGCAGAAGACAAATGGGAACTGTTTGTTCATCTGGTTTCAAAGATGATGATCATGACCATGATGATAAGAAGCTGAGTCATGATCATGATAAGAAGCTGAGATCCACCGTTGATGATGATAAGTCAAGAGGTTTCTCTGGGAAGCTCAAGTCCATGACAAGAAGAAAGACCTCTGATCCGTATTATTCTGACCATTACGGTAGGAAAAGCTCCAAGCCTAATGAGAATCACGTCAACTTTTCCGGTGAACTCGGGCCCGTGCCTCCGTTAAGATCAGACTCTACCAAG TTTATGCAGAGGAACTCGTTTCTGGGAAGGGCAGGGGTTATGGGGCTAGAGAAGGCGGTTGGAGTAATAGACACGTTAGGGAGCAGCATGTCTGGTATGAACCCGGTCAACGGGTTTCACTCGGGTGTTCTATCGTCGTCTCGTGGTCGCAAAGTCACTATATTGGCATTCGAAGTGGCCAACACGATAGCTAAAGGTGCTGCCTTGCTGCAATCCCTCTCTGAAGAGAGTCTCAAGCTTATGAAAAAGGATATGTTGCGTTCCAAGGGTGTTAAGAAGTTGGTTTCTACTGACACCATAGAGTTGCAAATTCTTGCTGCTTCTGACAAAAG GGAGGAACTTGATCTTTTCTCTGGAGAGGTTATAAGGTTTGGCAATATGTGCAAAGACCTACAGTGGCACAATCTTGATAGATATTTTAACAA GCTTGACACAGAGAACTCGGAGCATATAGTGCTCAAAGATGAGGCAGAGACAGCGATGCACGAGCTCGTCACTCTTGCCCGATTCACTTCT GAATTATATCACGAGTGGCAAGCTTTGGATAGGTTTGAACAAGATTACAGGAGAAAGCTCGCAGAAGTGGAGTCTTTAAACCTTTCTAGGAGAG GAGAGAGTATCGTCATCTTACAAAATGAACTGAAACAACAGAGGAAACTCGTGcggagcttgaagaagaagtCGCTCTGGTCCCGGAATCTGGGAGAG ATAATCGAGAAGCTTGTGGATGTGGTTTGCTATATTCGTCAATCGATTGTGGAAGTTTTTGGCAACAACG GTCTAAAAGCCAATGAAGGGAAGCAGGGAAGAGAACGGTTAGGTGAAGCCGGTCTTTCGTTGCACTATGCTAATCTTATCCAGCAAATTGATAGTATT GCGTCCCGACCTTCATCACTTCCTTCTAATGTAAGGGACACACTGTACAATGCATTACCTGTTTATGTCAAGACAGCTCTTCGTCCTCGGCTACAGAGTCTTGATCCTGAGGAAGAG CTTTCAGTATCTGAGATCAAAGCTGAAATGGAGAAGTCGCTTAAATGGCTTGTCCCATTCGCCACAAACACCACCAA GGCGCATCAAGGCTTTGGATGGGTAGGCGAGTGGGCAAATTCAAA AATAGAGTTTGGGAAGAGTAAAAGCGAGAACAACGGGAACCCAACACGGCTTCAGACACTTCACCACGCGGATAAACTAAAAGTTGATTCATACGTACTTGAACTCGTCGTATGGCTTCATAGACTAATAAAGTCATCAAAGAAACGAGTTCACGGCGTTAAGCTTCCAGAAACCAACCATGGCTCTCAGCCCAACAACATAACCATCTCTAATACGCAACTATCTCTCTCCCCTGACTTCACCTATAAAAAACAACTCTCTCTAGAAGACAGGATGCTGTTGGACAGTGTACAAAGCACAAGATTTGGACCTAATCTAAGTAAGAGTCAAGAGTTCGTCTgcctgaagaagaagaacaagaacaagaaaggAATCAAGATCTGGGCGCTGAGCAGAAGTACAGGTAACTCTCCAAAAGTCAATATTTCAGGTAAAAACTCTTCTAGTGATTTGGATGTCCTTGATGGTTTGAATTTCGCTTTCCGACAAGCGGTTTGA
- the LOC106407151 gene encoding berberine bridge enzyme-like 13, whose translation MASAIITDANAFLVALLLLSLSHIPFSSSTIQQDFVMCLVDNSDASFPMDSSFFTRDLNASSYKMALETSAQNLRYLMPSNPKPEFIFEPLYETHVQAAVACAKKLQLHLRLRSGGHDYEGLSYVSEMETAFVIVDLSKLRHINVDLESNTAWVHAGASIGEVYYRIQEKSKVHGFPAGLCTSLGIGGHIIGGAYGSMMRKFGLGADNVLDARIVDADGKILNRAAMGEDVFWAIRGGGGGSFGVILAWKIKLVPVPETVTVFTVTKTLEQDGTRILYKWQQVADKLDEDLFIRAIIQPASKTPKSKERTISVSYQGQFLGDANRLMQVMQRSFPQLGLMKKDCVETSWIKSLMYIAGFPSTAPPEALLDGKSLFKNYFKAKSDYVEEPIPIEGLEGLWKKLLEEDSPLTIWNPYGGMMAKIPETETPFPHRSGTLFKIQWLTLWQDGKASEAKHMDWMRDMYSYMEQYVSKSPRAAYVNYRDLDLGMNGKGSDAREWGNKYFKGNFERLVKIKAKFDPENFFRHEQSIPTGLE comes from the exons atggcGTCTGCGATTATAACAGACGCAAACGCGTTTCTCGTAGCGCTGCTATTACTATCTCTTTCTCACATTCCATTTTCATCTTCCACAATCCAACAAGACTTCGTGATGTGTTTGGTCGACAACTCCGACGCTTCGTTTCCGATGGACTCTTCGTTCTTCACTCGCGACCTAAACGCCTCTTCCTACAAAATGGCGTTAGAGACGTCCGCTCAGAACCTCCGTTACTTGATGCCTTCAAATCCGAAGCCTGAGTTTATTTTCGAGCCGCTTTACGAAACACACGTTCAAGCCGCCGTGGCTTGTGCCAAGAAGCTGCAGCTTCACTTGCGGTTAAGAAGCGGCGGTCATGACTATGAAGGCCTATCTTACGTCTCCGAGATGGAAACGGCGTTTGTGATCGTTGATTTGTCGAAGCTTAGGCACATCAACGTTGATTTGGAAAGTAACACCGCGTGGGTTCACGCTGGTGCTTCTATTGGAGAGGTTTATTACAG GATCCAAGAGAAAAGCAAAGTCCATGGTTTTCCGGCGGGTTTATGCACCAGCCTTGGCATCGGCGGCCACATAATCGGCGGAGCATACGGTTCAATGATGCGTAAGTTCGGACTCGGAGCTGATAACGTCCTCGACGCCAGAATCGTTGACGCAGACGGCAAAATCTTGAACCGCGCGGCGATGGGAGAAGATGTTTTCTGGGCAATTCGCGGTGGCGGTGGAGGAAGCTTCGGTGTCATTCTTGCTTGGAAAATAAAGCTCGTTCCTGTGCCTGAGACAGTGACGGTGTTCACTGTCACGAAGACGTTAGAGCAAGACGGAACTAGGATCTTGTACAAGTGGCAACAAGTCGCCGACAAGCTCGACGAAGATCTCTTTATCCGCGCGATCATTCAGCCGGCGAGCAAGACCCCTAAGAGCAAAGAAAGAACTATCTCAGTTTCGTACCAAGGCCAGTTTCTTGGTGACGCTAATAGGCTGATGCAG GTGATGCAGAGGAGTTTTCCACAGCTTGGACTAATGAAGAAAGATTGTGTAGAGACAAGCTGGATCAAGTCACTGATGTACATTGCTGGTTTCCCGAGCACCGCGCCACCGGAAGCTCTACTTGATGGAAAATCCTTGTTCAAGAATTACTTCAAAGCCAAGTCAGACTATGTGGAGGAGCCAATTCCAATAGAAGGACTAGAAGGGCTATGGAAAAAGCTTCTAGAAGAGGATTCACCATTGACTATCTGGAATCCTTACGGAGGAATGATGGCGAAAATCCCTGAGACAGAGACACCTTTCCCACATAGGAGTGGGACTTTGTTCAAGATCCAATGGCTGACTTTGTGGCAAGACGGGAAAGCGAGCGAGGCCAAGCATATGGACTGGATGAGGGATATGTATAGTTACATGGAGCAGTATGTGTCGAAAAGCCCTAGAGCCGCATATGTGAACTATAGAGATCTTGATTTGGGGATGAATGGTAAGGGGAGTGATGCAAGAGAATGGGGGAATAAATACTTCAAGGGAAACTTTGAGAGGTTGGTGAAGATTAAAGCTAAGTTCGATCCTGAGAATTTCTTCAGACATGAACAAAGTATTCCTACAGGACTTGAGTGA
- the BNACNNG68830D gene encoding uncharacterized protein BNACNNG68830D codes for MGIFPGFGAWISENTQHPTKSEKNVKSKPMTQAKTHEERDETKEQLKLWRDANKKEQYHEPPPTVKVRTHHSSGLSDMKMEFTLGLPPQVAYDVLTNPDNITYSREIKGRPLLKAVSRKVIPEKDEDYQGSMVDVEVENELSWNFLFLSGTIPIRLNVLEDPKTLYVHYLKQQNGIRLMENFEGRFTVEPVYVDAERLCKHRKPKSREEYRKCSGGKGLIASKIKVNQTFRPASPWDLPLVSSYVRRFTVETTKKVAEDFQMRAGDIRGF; via the exons ATGGGTATATTCCCCGGATTTGGTGCCTGGATCAGTGAGAACACACAACACCCtacaaaatctgaaaaaaatgttaaatccaAGCCAATGACACAGGCAAAAACTCACGAGGAGAGAGATGAGACGAAGGAGCAATTAAAACTATGGAGAGATGCAAATAAGAAGGAGCAATATCATGAACCTCCTCCTACCGTGAAG GTGCGTACACACCATAGTTCTGGCCTTTCCGATATGAAAATGGAATTTACGTTAGGATTGCCACCTCAAGTAGCTTACGACGTTTTAACTAATCCAGACAACATAACATACTCCAGAGAAATCAAAGGCCGCCCACTTCTG aAAGCCGTATCAAGAAAAGTTATACCAGAGAAGGATGAAGATTATCAAGGGAGTATGGTGGACGTGGAGGTTGAGAACGAGTTGTCATGGAACTTCCTTTTCTTGTCAGGAACTATCCCAATACGTCTAAATGTCCTCGAAGACCCAAAAACACTTTAT GTACACTATCTGAAACAGCAAAATGGAATAAGGTTAATGGAAAATTTCGAGGGTAGGTTTACAGTGGAGCCAGTGTATGTTGATGCAGAACGCTTGTGCAAGCACAGGAAGCCAAAGAGTCGAGAAGAATACAGAAAATGTAGTGGTGGAAAAGGATTAATTGCGTCCAAGATTAAAGTGAACCAGACTTTTAGGCCTGCTTCTCCTTGGGATCTGCCACTAGTGTCTTCGTACGTTCGCCGGTTCACTGTCGAGACCACTAAGAAAGTGGCTGAAGATTTTCAAATGCGGGCTGGCGATATCCGAGGTTTTTGA